GGGCAGCCGATGCTCCGGACCGTGGCGAAGGGGGTGGTGCTCTTCGCGATGCACGGGGCGGCGGTGGCAGCCCTCACCTTCGCGCTGATCGACCTGCGATACGACCCGGCCCCGGAGCGGCAGGCCCAGGTCGCGCCAGTGCACGCGGGCGAGTGAGCTCGTCTGCACTTCCCCTCTCCGCTGCACCTCCGGATCGCAGCGTCCGTCCGGTGAGCTGGAAGCAGAAACCCGATCGATGCACATTCGAGTCGCGTCCGCGGCGGACATCCCCGAGATGCACCGCATCCGCATGAGCGTCCGCGAGAACCAGCTCGCCGACCCTGCCCTGGTGCAGCCGCACCACTACCGCTCCATGCTGGAGGAGCACGGCCGCGGCTGGGTGGCCGAGGTGGACGGCCGGATCGCCGGCTTCGCGATCGCGGACCTGGCGCGCTCGAACGTCTGGGCGCTCTTCGTGGACCCCGCCTTCGAGCGGCGCGGCGTCGGGCGGGGGCTGCACGACGTCATGATGGGCTGGCTCTTTGCGTCCGGTGCGGACCGGGTCTGGCTCAGCACCGATCCCGGCACGAGGGCCGAGCACTTCTACCGCTCCGCCCACTGGCGGCAGGCCGGCCCGGACGCCGGCGGGGAAGTCCGCTACGAGATATCCCGGGAGGACTGGCCTGTCCACGCCCTCCCTCCGCACCGCGCCTGACCGCGGGGGTCGACTGATGGAACTCCTGGAACGGGGTCCGCTCCTGCTGGAGTTGAGCCGCCTCCTGGGCGAGGCGAGCGAGGGGCGCGGGAGGCTCGCCTTCGTCGGCGGAGAGGCCGGGATCGGGAAGACGGCGCTCGTTCGCCGCTTCGGCGACATGGTCCGCGGCCAGGCCCCGGTGCTCCTCGGCGGCTGCGACCCGCTCTCGACGCCGCAGCCGCTCGGGCCGCTGCTCGACATCGCCGACCGGCTCCCCGGCGCCTCCATCCGGCTGGCCGACGGCAAGGACCAGCTCTTCCGCGACGTGCTGGCCTCGCTTTCGGGCACGCCGCGGCCCCTGGTGGTCGTCTTCGAGGACGCGCACTGGGCCGACGAGGCCACGCTCGACCTGCTGCGCTTCCTCGGCCGCCGGATCGACGGGTGCCGCGCGCTGCTCATCGCCACCTACCGCGACGACGAAGTGGGGGACCGCCACCCGCTGCGCACCGTGCTGGGCGACGTGGCGACCGCACCCGGCGTCCGCCGGCTGACGCTCGCGCCGCTCTCCCCGGAGGGCGTCCGGGCGCTGGCCGCGGGAAGCGCCCTGGACGCCGACGAGCTGTTCCGGCGTACCGGCGGGAACCCGTTCTTCGTCACGGAGATCCTGGCCGCGGGGGGCGAGTCGATCCCCCTGACCGTGCGCGACGCGGTGCTCTCGCGC
This genomic interval from Longimicrobiaceae bacterium contains the following:
- a CDS encoding GNAT family N-acetyltransferase, whose translation is MHIRVASAADIPEMHRIRMSVRENQLADPALVQPHHYRSMLEEHGRGWVAEVDGRIAGFAIADLARSNVWALFVDPAFERRGVGRGLHDVMMGWLFASGADRVWLSTDPGTRAEHFYRSAHWRQAGPDAGGEVRYEISREDWPVHALPPHRA
- a CDS encoding AAA family ATPase; this encodes MELLERGPLLLELSRLLGEASEGRGRLAFVGGEAGIGKTALVRRFGDMVRGQAPVLLGGCDPLSTPQPLGPLLDIADRLPGASIRLADGKDQLFRDVLASLSGTPRPLVVVFEDAHWADEATLDLLRFLGRRIDGCRALLIATYRDDEVGDRHPLRTVLGDVATAPGVRRLTLAPLSPEGVRALAAGSALDADELFRRTGGNPFFVTEILAAGGESIPLTVRDAVLSRAARLPPEARSVLDAAAVIGSRSEPWLLLEVTGSDPAALEACLAAGALCLQDEVLAFRHELAREAVLDVLSPARGLALHRAVLDALRAARPGPAELARLAHHAEACG